ACATAACAGGTATTGCTCTTGGGGGCAGTTGCCAGATAGACTGCGGCCTCTGCAAGCGGGATCCTCCCCTCAGGCATACCTATGGCCTCCAGTGCATGTAATGCAGACACGGCTACTGTTATTGCATTGGGGTCTGCCAAACCGATATCCTCAGAGGCACATATAACAATACGGCGTGCGATAAACAGTGGGTCTTCGCCTGCATAGATCATCTTTGCAAGCCAGTAGAGGGCTGCATCAGGGTCAGAACCCCTCATGCTTTTTATAAAGGCAGAGATAGTATCATAATGACTGTCCCCGTCTTCATACTGGATGTACTTCTTCTGAACCGATTCTGTTGCTACATTTAGATCATACTGTATTTCTCCTTTGTCATCCGGTTTAGTAGTAAGGATGCCTGTTTCCAGTGCATTTAAAAGCCTCCTTGCATCACCTTCTGAAGAACGTATCAGGTGCTGTACTGCATCTTCTGTAAGACGGACATTGTAATTCCCCATACCGTTTTCTTTGTCTCTAATCGCCCTATCCAGAACGACCTTGAGGTCATTCTCATTCAGGCTCTTGAATTCTATGACAAGCGACCTTGATGACAAAGACGGTATAATGGAAAAAAACGGGTTCTGGGTTGAGACACCTATTAACGTAATAATCCCGCGTTCTACATGGGGGAGAAGGGCATCCTGCTGGACCTTATTAAACC
The Nitrospirota bacterium genome window above contains:
- a CDS encoding replication-associated recombination protein A, producing the protein MDTINLNQKTAPLAWRMRPKRLEDFAGQTHVMGHGRLLRRAIESDKIRSLIIFGPPGSGKTALAHLIADLTKANFMEINAVTAGIADIRKAIDKAEEWSVKKGERTILFIDEIHRFNKVQQDALLPHVERGIITLIGVSTQNPFFSIIPSLSSRSLVIEFKSLNENDLKVVLDRAIRDKENGMGNYNVRLTEDAVQHLIRSSEGDARRLLNALETGILTTKPDDKGEIQYDLNVATESVQKKYIQYEDGDSHYDTISAFIKSMRGSDPDAALYWLAKMIYAGEDPLFIARRIVICASEDIGLADPNAITVAVSALHALEAIGMPEGRIPLAEAAVYLATAPKSNTCYVGIDNALRDIENGKVLSVPDYLKDSHYKGASRLGREMGYKYPHDFGGYVEQAYTPEKCSYYHPTPNGFEGEISRRVDAVKNKRSPTIVRGK